From a single Vitis vinifera cultivar Pinot Noir 40024 chromosome 18, ASM3070453v1 genomic region:
- the LOC104882717 gene encoding pentatricopeptide repeat-containing protein At5g55840: MSWCLSSSTGQKISLLSHKLLKLRAFSHLGFSEYVKERLGVDDAKSRAWNTTQTSGSDVESSIYTILTIDRWESLNHMAYGLKQLRPVHGRLALKFLKWVIKQPGLELKHLTHMYCLTAHILVKARMYDSAKSILRHLCQMGIGSKSIFGALMDTYPLCNSIPSVFDLLIRVYLKEGMIDYAVETFELVGLVGFKPSVYTCNMILASMVKDKRTELVWSLFREMSDKGICPNVGTFNILINGLCVEGNLKKAGNLLKQMEENGFVPTIVTYNTLLNWYCKKGRYKAAIELIDYMICKGIEADVCTYNVFIDNLCTNHRSAKAYLLLKKMRKEMISPNEVTYNTLINGFVKEGKIGVAAQVFNEMSKFDLSPNCVTYNALIGGHCHVGDFEEALRLLDHMEAAGLRLNEVTYGTLLNGLCKHEKFELAKRLLERMRVNDMVVGHIAYTVLIDGLCKNGMLDEAVQLVGNMYKDGVNPDVITYSSLINGFCRVGNIKSAKEIICRMYRSGLVLNKIIYSTLIYNFCQHGNVTEAMKVYAVMNCNGHGADHFTCNVLVSSLCRDGKLGEAEKFLCHMSRIGLVPNSITYDCIINGYGSIGDPLNAFSFFDDMIKCGQHPSFFTYGSLLKGLCKGGNLVEAKKFLNRLHYIPGAVDSVMYNTLLAETCKSGNLHEAVALFDKMVQNNVLPDSYTYSSLLTGLCRKGKAVTAVCLFGTAMGRGTLFPNHVMYTCLVDGLSKAGHPKAAFYFFEEMMKKGTCPDTVAFNAIIDSCSRRGQMMKANDFFSTMRWWGVCPNLATYNILLHGFSKKQALLRYLSLYSTMMREGIFPDKLTFHSLILGLSKSGIPDLGVKLLGKMIMEGTLADQFTFNILINKYSESGKMRKAFDLVNFMNTLGVFPDRDTYNHIFNGLNKKSAFRESTVVLHEMLENGVIPKHAQYITLINGMCRVGDIQGAFKLKDEMEALGFGSHEVAESAMVRGLLHCGKTEDAMLVLDHMLRMRLLPTIATFTTLMHRFCRDAKIAEALKLKGVMELCGLKLDVVAYNVLIMGMCANGDSAAAFELYEEMRHRDLCPNITTYAVLVDAISAANNLIQGEKLLTDLQERGLISWGGSTQHLDKELTVAMGKLNYIRFKRRNSVNNKTN; encoded by the exons ATGTCTTGGTGTTTGAGTTCTTCGACTGGACAAAAAATATCTCTGCTTTCTCACAAACTCTTGAAACTCAGAGCATTCTCTCATCTGGGTTTTTCTGAATACGTAAAAGAACGATTGGGTGTTGATGATGCTAAGAGCAGAGCTTGGAATACTACTCAAACATCTG GTTCAGATGTGGAGAGCAGCATCTATACAATTCTGACAATTGACCGTTGGGAGTCTCTGAATCACATGGCATATGGGTTGAAGCAACTTAGGCCAGTTCATGGAAGACTAGCTTTGAAATTTCTCAAGTGGGTCATCAAACAACCTGGTTTGGAACTCAAACACCTCACCCATATGTATTGTCTCACTGCCCATATACTTGTTAAAGCTAGAATGTATGactctgccaaatcaattttgAGACATTTATGCCAAATGGGTATTGGCTCAAAATCCATTTTTGGTGCCCTCATGGACACATACCCGCTTTGCAATTCAATTCCTTCAGTTTTTGACCTTCTAATTCGGGTTTATTTAAAAGAGGGTATGATTGATTATGCCGTGGAGACATTTGAATTGGTGGGTCTTGTGGGATTTAAGCCTTCGGTATATACTTGTAACATGATCCTagcttcaatggtgaaggacaAGAGGACAGAATTGGTTTGGTCATTGTTTAGGGAAATGTCGGATAAGGGAATTTGCCCAAACGTTGGTACTTTTAATATACTGATAAATGGTTTATGTGTTGAAGGGAATCTTAAGAAAGCTGGCAATCTCTTGAAACAGATGGAAGAGAATGGTTTCGTTCCCACCATAGTTACTTATAATACTTTGCTCAATTGGTATTGCAAGAAGGGAAGGTATAAAGCGGCTATTGAGTTGATTGATTATATGATTTGTAAAGGTATTGAAGCTGATGTCTGTACGTATAATGTGTTTATCGATAATTTGTGTACAAACCACAGGAGTGCAAAAGCTTATTTATTGTTGAAAAAGATGAGGAAGGAGATGATATCCCCAAATGAAGTCACATATAATACTCTTATTAATGGGTTTGTTAAAGAGGGAAAGATTGGAGTTGCTGCTCAAGTTTTTAATGAGATGTCAAAGTTTGATCTTTCACCAAACTGTGTTACTTATAATGCTTTGATTGGTGGCCATTGTCATGTGGGTGATTTTGAGGAAGCTCTGAGGCTTTTAGATCATATGGAAGCAGCTGGACTCAGACTTAATGAAGTTACCTATGGGACTCTTTTGAATGGGTTATGCAAACATGAAAAGTTTGAGTTGGCAAAAAGACTTCTGGAGAGGATGAGGGTGAATGATATGGTTGTTGGTCATATTGCTTATACAGTGTTGATTGATGGGCTATGCAAAAATGGGATGCTTGATGAAGCTGTACAGTTGGTGGGTAACATGTACAAGGATGGAGTAAATCCTGATGTTATCACATATTCATCACTCATAAATGGATTTTGCAGAGTGGGAAACATAAAGAGTGCTAAAGAGATAATTTGTAGGATGTATAGATCTGGGCTTGTACTGAACAAGATCATATACTCAACcttaatttacaatttttgcCAGCATGGAAATGTTACAGAAGCAATGAAAGTTTATGCTGTCATGAACTGCAATGGCCATGGTGCTGACCATTTCACGTGTAATGTGTTGGTTTCTTCTCTCTGTAGAGATGGAAAGTTAGGGGAGGCAGAAAAATTTCTTTGTCATATGAGTAGGATTGGCCTAGTTCCTAACTCCATCACTTATGACTGTATTATAAATGGCTATGGCAGTATTGGGGATCCTTTAAATgctttttccttctttgatgACATGATCAAATGTGGTCAGCATCCAAGTTTTTTCACATATGGAAGTCTACTAAAAGGATTATGCAAGGGGGGAAATTTGGTGGAAGCAAAAAAGTTCTTGAATAGACTACATTACATTCCTGGTGCTGTAGACTCTGTTATGTACAATACATTACTAGCTGAGACATGTAAATCAGGCAATTTGCATGAGGCAGTGGCCCTCTTTGATAAGATGGTCCAGAATAATGTGCTGCCTGATAGCTACACATACTCTAGTCTTTTGACTGGGTTATGTAGGAAGGGCAAGGCAGTTACTGCAGTTTGTCTATTTGGAACAGCCATGGGAAGGGGAACCTTGTTTCCTAACCATGTTATGTACACATGTTTGGTTGACGGTCTTTCCAAGGCAGGCCATCCAAAGGCTGCTTTCTATTTCTTTGAAGAGATGATGAAGAAAGGTACATGCCCTGATACAGTTGCATTCAATGCAATTATAGACAGTTGCTCAAGAAGAGGTCAAATGATGAAGGCAAATGATTTTTTCTCCACAATGAGGTGGTGGGGTGTGTGTCCTAATCTGGCTACTTATAATATTCTTTTGCACGGGTTTTCAAAAAAACAGGCTTTGTTAAGGTACTTATCATTATACAGTACCATGATGAGGGAGGGTATTTTCCCTGATAAGTTGACATTCCATTCTCTCATTCTTGGACTTTCAAAGTCAGGTATACCGGACCTTGGGGTTAAGCTTTTGGGAAAGATGATAATGGAAGGTACTTTAGCTGATCAGTTTACATTTAATATACTTATCAATAAGTATAGTGAGAGTGGAAAGATGAGAAAGGCCTTTGATCTGGTCAATTTTATGAATACCTTGGGGGTTTTTCCTGATCGAGATACCTACAACCATATTTTTAATGGACTCAATAAAAAATCTGCTTTCCGAGAATCTACTGTGGTTTTACATGAAATGTTGGAAAATGGTGTTATTCCAAAACATGCCCAATATATTACTTTGATTAATGGCATGTGTAGAGTTGGAGATATACAAGGAGCATTCAAGCTAAAAGATGAGATGGAGGCACTTGGTTTTGGCTCCCATGAAGTAGCTGAGAGTGCTATGGTTAGAGGGCTTCTGCACTGTGGAAAGACTGAAGATGCAATGCTTGTTTTGGATCATATGCTTAGGATGCGACTTCTTCCCACTATTGCCACATTCACAACTCTAATGCATAGATTCTGTAGAGATGCTAAGATTGCAGAGGCTTTAAAGTTGAAGGGTGTAATGGAGCTTTGTGGTCTGAAGCTTGATGTTGTTGCTTACAATGTTCTCATTATGGGCATGTGTGCTAATGGGGATTCTGCAGCTGCATTTGAGCTATATGAGGAAATGAGACATAGGGATCTTTGTCCGAATATTACCACCTATGCTGTTCTTGTTGATGCCATTTCCGCTGCAAATAATCTTATTCAGGGTGAAAAGCTTTTGACTGATCTACAGGAGCGGGGATTGATATCTTGGGGTGGTAGCACCCAACATTTGGACAAGGAATTGACAGTTGCCAtgggaaaattaaattatataaggTTCAAAAGAAGAAATAGTGTCAATAACAAGACAAATTAG